The proteins below come from a single Leopardus geoffroyi isolate Oge1 chromosome D3, O.geoffroyi_Oge1_pat1.0, whole genome shotgun sequence genomic window:
- the SCARB1 gene encoding scavenger receptor class B member 1 isoform X5, giving the protein MGSRARARRAAAMLGFLGLLCAVLGAVMIVMVPTLIKQQVLKNVRIDPSSLSFNMWKEIPVPFYLSVYFFDVVNPSAVLLGDKPQVRERGPYVYREFRHKSNITFNDNDTVSFLEYRSFQFQPDRSRGLESDYIVMPNILVLGAAMMMENKPMSLKLIMTLAFSTLGERAFMNRTVGEIMWGYEDPLVHLVNKYLPNMFPFKGKFGLFAELNNSNSGLFTVFTGVKDFSRIHLVDKWNGLSKVKYWHSDQCNMINGTSGQMWAPFMTPETSLEFYSPEACRSMNLVYKESGVFEGIPTYRFVAPSTLFANGSTYPPNEGFCPCLESGIQNISTCRFNAPLFLSHPHFYNADPMLAEAVLGLHPNPEEHSLFLDVHPVTGIPMNCSVKLQLSLYVKAIKGIGFSRLFCPSGFPLNRKLEKKKKN; this is encoded by the exons AATGTGCGCATCGACCCCAGCAGCCTGTCCTTCAACATGTGGAAGGAGATCCCGGTCCCCTTCTACCTGTCCGTCTACTTCTTCGACGTGGTCAACCCCAGCGCCGTCCTCCTGGGCGACAAGCCGCAGGTGCGGGAGCGCGGGCCCTACGTGTACAG GGAGTTCAGGCACAAGAGCAACATCACCTTCAATGACAATGACACCGTGTCATTCCTCGAGTACCGCAGTTTCCAGTTCCAGCCTGACAGGTCCCGCGGCCTGGAGAGTGACTACATCGTCATGCCCAACATCCTGGTCTTG GGTGCGGCGATGATGATGGAGAACAAGCCCATGAGCCTGAAGCTGATCATGACCTTGGCGTTCAGCACCCTCGGAGAGCGTGCCTTCATGAACCGCACCGTGGGCGAAATCATGTGGGGCTACGAGGACCCTCTGGTGCATCTCGTCAACAAGTACCTGCCGAACATGTTTCCCTTCAAGGGCAAGTTTGGGCTCTTTGCGGAG CTGAACAACTCCAATTCCGGGCTCTTCACCGTGTTCACGGGGGTCAAAGACTTCAGCAGGATCCATCTCGTGGACAAGTGGAACGGGCTTAGCAAG GTCAAATACTGGCATTCTGACCAGTGCAACATGATCAATGGGACGTCTGGACAGATGTGGGCGCCGTTCATGACTCCTGAGACCTCACTGGAATTCTACAGCCCCGAGGCCTGCCG GTCCATGAACCTGGTCTACAAGGAGTCAGGGGTGTTCGAAGGCATCCCCACCTATCGCTTCGTGGCCCCCAGCACCTTGTTTGCCAACGGCTCCACCTACCCGCCCAACGAGGGCTTCTGCCCCTGCCTGGAGTCTGGGATTCAGAACATCAGCACCTGCAGGTTTA ATGCACCCTTGtttctctcccaccctcactTCTACAACGCCGACCCGATGCTGGCAGAGGCGGTGCTTGGCCTCCACCCCAACCCAGAGGAACATTCCTTATTCCTGGACGTCCACCCG GTCACCGGGATCCCCATGAACTGCTCTGTGAAACTACAGCTGAGCCTGTACGTCAAGGCCATCAAAGGCATCGG ATTCAGCAGACTCTTCTGTCCAAGCGGTTTCCCACTcaacagaaaactggaaaaaaaaaaaaaaaattaa
- the SCARB1 gene encoding scavenger receptor class B member 1 isoform X6, producing MGSRARARRAAAMLGFLGLLCAVLGAVMIVMVPTLIKQQVLKNVRIDPSSLSFNMWKEIPVPFYLSVYFFDVVNPSAVLLGDKPQVRERGPYVYREFRHKSNITFNDNDTVSFLEYRSFQFQPDRSRGLESDYIVMPNILVLGAAMMMENKPMSLKLIMTLAFSTLGERAFMNRTVGEIMWGYEDPLVHLVNKYLPNMFPFKGKFGLFAELNNSNSGLFTVFTGVKDFSRIHLVDKWNGLSKVKYWHSDQCNMINGTSGQMWAPFMTPETSLEFYSPEACRSMNLVYKESGVFEGIPTYRFVAPSTLFANGSTYPPNEGFCPCLESGIQNISTCRFNAPLFLSHPHFYNADPMLAEAVLGLHPNPEEHSLFLDVHPEPRLVKSTVTPCTSAPANGACTLIMVQTPAGDFHMQ from the exons AATGTGCGCATCGACCCCAGCAGCCTGTCCTTCAACATGTGGAAGGAGATCCCGGTCCCCTTCTACCTGTCCGTCTACTTCTTCGACGTGGTCAACCCCAGCGCCGTCCTCCTGGGCGACAAGCCGCAGGTGCGGGAGCGCGGGCCCTACGTGTACAG GGAGTTCAGGCACAAGAGCAACATCACCTTCAATGACAATGACACCGTGTCATTCCTCGAGTACCGCAGTTTCCAGTTCCAGCCTGACAGGTCCCGCGGCCTGGAGAGTGACTACATCGTCATGCCCAACATCCTGGTCTTG GGTGCGGCGATGATGATGGAGAACAAGCCCATGAGCCTGAAGCTGATCATGACCTTGGCGTTCAGCACCCTCGGAGAGCGTGCCTTCATGAACCGCACCGTGGGCGAAATCATGTGGGGCTACGAGGACCCTCTGGTGCATCTCGTCAACAAGTACCTGCCGAACATGTTTCCCTTCAAGGGCAAGTTTGGGCTCTTTGCGGAG CTGAACAACTCCAATTCCGGGCTCTTCACCGTGTTCACGGGGGTCAAAGACTTCAGCAGGATCCATCTCGTGGACAAGTGGAACGGGCTTAGCAAG GTCAAATACTGGCATTCTGACCAGTGCAACATGATCAATGGGACGTCTGGACAGATGTGGGCGCCGTTCATGACTCCTGAGACCTCACTGGAATTCTACAGCCCCGAGGCCTGCCG GTCCATGAACCTGGTCTACAAGGAGTCAGGGGTGTTCGAAGGCATCCCCACCTATCGCTTCGTGGCCCCCAGCACCTTGTTTGCCAACGGCTCCACCTACCCGCCCAACGAGGGCTTCTGCCCCTGCCTGGAGTCTGGGATTCAGAACATCAGCACCTGCAGGTTTA ATGCACCCTTGtttctctcccaccctcactTCTACAACGCCGACCCGATGCTGGCAGAGGCGGTGCTTGGCCTCCACCCCAACCCAGAGGAACATTCCTTATTCCTGGACGTCCACCCG GAACCCAGGCTAGTTAAGTCAACTGTGACTCCATGCACTTCAGCTCCAGCAAATGGTGCTTGCACACTCATTATGGTCCAGACACCAGCCGGAGACTTTCACATGCAGTAA